A window of Tautonia plasticadhaerens contains these coding sequences:
- a CDS encoding DUF4365 domain-containing protein produces MTEDAIARLMEDRARALAAIILTRRGDLTISETSQEAGLDFHVTIAREDKPMRLIFGVLIKGIPSPLTIEQADRVLGPTMGQFQGMRKFTYPVCLFFFTLREDQAFFSWLAEPALIGDAPKLVHHREPHCVQLTDELLGRVVDRIVGWYDAVEAVLIV; encoded by the coding sequence GTGACGGAGGATGCAATCGCTCGGCTGATGGAGGATCGGGCACGGGCATTGGCCGCGATCATCCTGACCCGCAGGGGCGACCTGACGATCTCGGAGACCAGCCAGGAGGCCGGCCTGGATTTTCACGTCACCATCGCTCGCGAAGACAAGCCAATGCGGCTCATCTTCGGTGTCCTCATCAAGGGGATCCCCTCGCCCCTGACGATCGAACAGGCCGACCGGGTCCTCGGGCCGACGATGGGGCAGTTCCAGGGGATGAGGAAGTTCACCTACCCGGTCTGCCTGTTCTTCTTCACCCTCCGCGAGGACCAGGCGTTCTTCTCCTGGCTCGCCGAGCCGGCCCTGATCGGCGACGCCCCCAAGCTCGTCCACCATCGCGAGCCCCATTGCGTCCAACTGACCGATGAGCTCCTCGGGCGGGTCGTCGATCGGATTGTCGGCTGGTACGACGCGGTCGAGGCCGTGCTAATCGTCTAG
- a CDS encoding RraA family protein has protein sequence MSAAPTPDPIALADRLAALYTPVVADVLDRIGYRDQCPRADVRPLAPDMRCAGVARTVHTVVSPTLDPPEPYKGEMEAVDALKAGDVMVVSRCEWSFWGELLSTAARYRGCRGVLIDGFTRDTKAIMEMGYPVFCRGIHPADSLGRLDVDAFDVPIEFGGVSVRPGDLVLADHDGIVFVPAVAAEEAISRAEEKVRGENLVRDKLAEGMTVTEAFRRFGVL, from the coding sequence ATGAGCGCCGCCCCGACCCCCGACCCGATCGCCCTGGCCGACCGCCTCGCCGCCCTGTACACGCCGGTCGTCGCCGACGTGCTCGACCGCATCGGCTACCGGGACCAGTGCCCCCGGGCCGACGTCCGGCCGCTGGCCCCCGACATGCGCTGCGCGGGAGTCGCCCGGACGGTGCACACGGTCGTCTCCCCGACCCTCGACCCCCCCGAGCCCTACAAGGGGGAGATGGAGGCCGTGGACGCGCTGAAGGCCGGCGACGTGATGGTCGTCTCCCGGTGCGAGTGGAGCTTCTGGGGCGAACTGCTCTCGACCGCCGCCCGGTACCGGGGCTGCCGGGGCGTCCTGATCGACGGCTTCACCCGGGACACGAAGGCGATCATGGAGATGGGCTACCCCGTCTTCTGTCGGGGCATCCACCCGGCCGACAGCCTCGGCCGGCTCGACGTCGACGCCTTCGACGTGCCCATCGAGTTCGGCGGCGTCTCCGTCCGCCCCGGCGACCTCGTCCTCGCCGACCACGACGGCATCGTCTTCGTCCCCGCCGTCGCCGCCGAGGAGGCGATCTCGAGGGCCGAGGAGAAGGTCCGGGGCGAGAACCTCGTCCGGGACAAGCTCGCCGAAGGGATGACCGTCACCGAGGCCTTCCGACGCTTCGG
- a CDS encoding DUF4365 domain-containing protein, whose protein sequence is MGITDFLGGRGEAIAFARLTRICRTDADLPFFWPHFLGEKCETFDFLVELVDAGERTPFFFVQVKTTRKSFTTTQSPPRLRVEVAEKDIRRMASYPAPTYIIGVQEVEERAFIVSVLGTMSDAISSISTAHELTGETLWLLWDEVRDYWREHEMSHLASSFLN, encoded by the coding sequence ATGGGAATCACCGACTTCCTGGGGGGGAGGGGCGAGGCGATTGCCTTCGCCAGGCTCACGCGAATATGCCGGACAGACGCCGACCTGCCATTCTTCTGGCCGCATTTTCTGGGTGAGAAATGCGAGACCTTCGACTTCCTGGTGGAACTTGTCGACGCGGGGGAAAGAACGCCGTTCTTCTTCGTTCAAGTGAAGACCACACGCAAGAGCTTCACCACGACCCAGTCGCCGCCCCGGCTCCGGGTCGAGGTCGCCGAGAAAGACATCCGCCGGATGGCCTCATATCCGGCGCCGACCTACATCATCGGCGTCCAGGAAGTCGAGGAGCGAGCCTTCATCGTGTCGGTCCTCGGAACCATGTCGGACGCGATTTCGTCGATCTCGACGGCCCACGAGCTCACCGGTGAGACCCTTTGGCTGTTGTGGGACGAGGTCCGCGATTACTGGCGGGAACACGAGATGAGTCATCTGGCCTCGTCATTCCTGAACTGA